The Juglans regia cultivar Chandler chromosome 10, Walnut 2.0, whole genome shotgun sequence genome includes the window tatgccAAATTAGAATTTATGATGCAATTAGCATGGACAGTTCTTGGGTTCATCTCGGTTTTTGGGGCATATATGCATGACAAAATATCCTGAGTGAATTCAAAGACTTGAGCTGTAGGCTACCTTTCTCTGGAGAGTTGCATTCTAttaaatgttcattttttttcaggttttatGTTAAAGAAAAGTGCAAAAACTAATGGATGGAGCCGTCGGTGGTTTGTTTTGAATGAGAAGACTGGAAAGGTATGTGACATTACTTTCAAGCCTGCCAAATTCAAGCTTAGATTTTTAAGTTATGAGGTCTCTTATTTTGAGACAAGAGAATTTTTGCAATATGATGTTTACTAGTAGCTGATGTGACTCTTATGATCTTATCATTATGATACTTATGATCTTATCATTATTATACTTATGATTAGGATTGACCTCTCATTTATTCTACAGCTTGGTTACACCAAAAAGCAGGAGGAAAGAAATTTTCGAGGAGTCATCACTTTGGAGGTAAGGACAGCTGTTGATATTTTTCTACTCAGATACAGGTTTTCTAATTGTGCTGTTCACAAGTTTTAGAAAGACTTCTACCATTTAGAATTCTATCATGGTCAGTAGTGCTGGACAGGATGCATCTATGGTTCTTGGGTAATAAACTGTGCATTCAGATATGCAAAGTTCATCCTAGCAACTGTGTTTTTACTGTGTTAATTTGGAACCCTAggtttgatatttgtttttcccttttcatgCCTCAATATCAACAGGGAAGGAGGAAAAATCTCTTGCTGACTATCTTGCTTAGAGTTTAGACACTGTGATTGTGGAGCGAATTTGGTCTCCGGAAACTCTTCATTTTATGTAAATGTTAAGAGTTGTTTCTaactttttagaaaattaattgcTCTTAGCAATACAAGCTATTGCACATATGGTTTTGTAGATCTGGACATATATCATTAGGCATGCATGTCTTTTTGGTTTGGGAGAACCCTATGCCATAGTAGCCTTTCCATTTTCATACTGGATGCATTTATGAATGAACTATATACAGACGCACAGCTTATACATGTGTGCCCTTGCCAATGAAGGGTAGTCTAAACTTCAGAGAATCACTATTAGAGTACTTCATGCTAATAGGGATCAcccattctataaaaaaaaataaagaattaaacCTTCAAAGCATATCATGCAGGAATGTAATATTGAAGAGGTATCGGATGAGGAAGAACCTTCATCAAAGAGTTCAAAGGATAAGAAGGCTAATGGGCCAGATTCTGGAAAAGCACCAAGTCTTTTGTTCAAGATCACTAGCAAGGTTCCATATAAAACCGTTTTGAAAGGCACGTCCTTTCCTTTCATCAGTCAATTACTTAGATGTGGATACTGCCTCACACCCTCCATTTATTGTTTTGACTTACAAGATTATCTTGAATCCATTCTCGATTTATTTTTCAGCCCATAGTGCTGTTGTATTGAAGGCTGAGAGTGTGGCCGATAAGAGTGAATGGATGAATAAGATAAGAAATGTTATTCAACCTTCTAAAGGAGGACAGATGAAGAGTGAAGGTGGTATGCGACAAAGCCATTCTGATGGTTATCTGGTAAGTAACTTtgtttttatggaaattttcGATAAATGCCATTTTCTCATTCAGTTTATGGTAGCTTTTATGTTCTATTTGCACTCAATTTCTCgtggtgaatgatttagttCTGTGTAATTTTGGATCTGCTAAGACTGCTAACCTCTATTTTGCTTTAAGCAACTCATACATGTTATTGCACTAAGTTATGAAgtttaggagtggtttggattcagagatgagttgagatgggttgagatagtttgtaaatagtagaataaaagttgaattatttattatattttatatggaaatttgggaaagttgttttgaaatttgaaaaagttgaattgtttattatattttgtgtgggaatttgagaaagttgtaatgatgagatgagatgagttaaggtgggttgagatgagttatgaatacaAACCAGGCGTTAATCAAGTATTATTCTCCTTGCTGTCCCTCCCCTCTTTAAGGATATGATGGCTCGAAAACCTGCTGATCCTGAAGAAGAGCTTCGGTGGATGTCTCAAGAAGTACGTGGTTATGTTGAAGCAGTTTTGAACAGTTTGGCTGCAAATGTTCCCAAAGTAAGCTTATATTATGAACTTTACATTTTTCATGCTTAGAATCAATATTGAATTGATTGAAAACATTTGGGTTTGACTGGTTGAGCAGGCAGTTGTTCTTTGCCAAGTCGAGAAAGCAAAGGAAGACATGTTAAATCAGTTGTATAGCTCCGTCAGGTTGAAAACTTCTCTATTTGCTCTGAATTTGTTGCCTGCATTTGCACTAGATGTTTTTTTTGTCCAAGCATGTGCTTGTCCAATGGGCCCTTGCAGGCTGCCTTTCTTGTTGTTTAGCTCCATCCGGTGATGTGCCTCATATTTTCCTGCAATTTTTGGCTCTTGAATGTACTGTTATTAAAATGACCACTAGAAtacaaaattcttatatattcatatgagaatgaaataattttaatcatgATGTATTTGTTACATAACAATAATCATGTTATATATTTGTTGGTGGGTAGTGCACAAAGCACAGGAAGGATTGAAGAGTTGCTTCAGGAGGACCAGAATGTAAAAGGTAGGAGGGAGCGCTACCAAAAGCAGTCTTCTGTTCTTTCAAAATTAACTCGCCAACTTAGCATTCATGACAACCGGGCCGCTGCTGCCTCCAACTGGTCTAATGGTGGTGGAACAGGTATCTATTTAAAGGCTGTGGTCTAAATGCAAAAGGTCTTTGGTCTATGTTATTTACCTTCTCAAAACACTTGCAATGccaaatcattaattaaaaCCAAGGCTCGAAAAATTCGAATTGGAATTAAAATTGGGAACCGATGCATTGAACCGGGCAACTCATGACAAGATTGAATCACCTATTTCAATTTTACTTAAATGCAATTTAAGTATATAAAAACATGTAATAGTTACAATAAGAATTTAAGTAGTTCTAATAAGAATGCAATTTATGTTGCGTGGCAAGGCCTAGATGTTGTTTAGTAgatttattattgttgtgttttattgtttcttttctGTTTCCAATAATGATGCTATTCTAAGTTTACGCTTAAATATTGATGCGTGGTTGATTATGTAGTAAATCTGAacgttttattattcttcattaTCAATTGTAATACATTGAatatagagaaaagaaaacaagggTTACATAGGAAATATGGGGGAGTGTCAAAGacctttaaaattttgaattgcatAAATTTATTGACatgatatttcaaattatttaaaatttaattaaaaaatttattgatatgcaataattaaagttaaaaaagaataaaattaattaggtaaatatatatatatatttatatattttggagACGTGGGTATTGTGCCAGGCAAATAGGTAAAAATATTGAGGTGACTCAATAGAAGCAAAAggacatgttaaaaaaaaatatataggaaattgATAGTAAGTACATGTTTCTTAAATCTCTGTTACCTTTGCAGAAAGCAGCCCAAGGACCAATGGTCCATCTGGAGATGACTGGAGATCTGCTTTTGATGCAGCTGCTAATGGCTCTGTTGATTATAATTCCTATGGCGATACTTCTAGATCTGGATCCAATGGTCACAGCCGACATCACAGCGACCCAGCCCAAAATGGGGATGTGAACTCCGGTTCAAACTCCAGCAGCCGACGTACTCCTAATCGGTTGCCCCCGGCACCACCACAGTCTGGTTCTTCGAgttacaaatattattaaaatatggaCGTATATCGGTTGACGACTCGTATTTTCATCGCATTTTTGGTGGGTGAGACCATTCAGCCCGACTGCATTCTCTATTCCTGTGTTAGAATCATGAGAAGGGAGGGacaagggagaaagagagagagttcgTGTACATAAAAGACTACAGCTCGTCGGTTTCAAGTTCTCATGGCTTGGGCCGGTGTCACATGGATGGATTCAAGGTTCACTCGAAATCCACTTATTATATTCTATTcaatttttcctcttctttttaaagttttatgttcttttttctcTGCTCATTTTTGGATGCTATAGATGTATTTGCATGTATTGATTCAGATTACGTGTACGTTCCATTTCTGATGGCTTTGTAACACGTGGAACATCTTTTCAATTGAAGGCTATATTCTGTCGTCaattatggatatatatatttcttaaccTTTTCTCACCTCACCTTCAATTCGCTCCAATTAATAGACTCCAACGAGTCCATATGCACCTGTCTTTGGAGGGTGAGAGTCACTATTTCTGCCTCCGGTGCCAACCGCTCtctaaaccaaataaaaataagagaaatgatatttgaagttGTATAGTGTATAAgtggtgtaattttttttgtaaaaattgagtaaatataagatttgtatgaaaaaaaataattaattttttaatagtaaattttatttttttttaaagcgattttgtgatgtttaaacattttacgattgtaagtaatattattttatctaatatatttatatggacaACGATAAGCATTGAAGGAaccattgtttttaatttcgtaccgtaccggccggtacggccgaaatttttcgtttcggccgtccggccggtacaggtactagatatataccgtaccggccaaaataccggccgtttcggccggtaccagccgtttcggcctaaatttcggcctgtaccggcctgtaccggcctatatttcggccggtaccggccgatatttcggcctgtgtttttttttttttttttttcgttttttcaaactacaaatttattttttgacccccaattttggattagactatttataatttatatgtatgtatgtatttatatataatttattcatatataaactattattttagaatataattgttatatatatttatatatataatttattcatatatcgactatcccgaaacggtacacgaaacggtaccggtaccgaaatatttcgttccagtgtcttgaccggtacgccatccggtacggtattcaaaacattggaagGAACCTTGAAAGGGAAAGCAACGCCATATATTTGTGCCGAGTGCTGCTATAGAGAAGCATCTTGTACTGTACGAAACGAACTAATGGTGCCGGGATGGATGGAGTAATTTTCATAACCTCtttacacactatatttttttaaatttttattatttttttcttttatcaaatatttattatataaataataaatagaaaatttgaaataatttaaaaagaataaactcaaaaaaaatattaaaaaatttaaaaatttaaaaaaatatggagtgtagagtgtagagttgtgtggtggaagttgtgtagcaaaactcgaGATGGATAagtacagaaaaaataaaataaaaaataaaacaaaataataaaaagtcaaaACGGAAGCTTCTTTATGGCTTTTTGCTTTTCCCTCCTCTGTATCGCTCTTTCATCCTCCCGTCCAAGTTCATGAAAcgttgaaaacaaataaataaaacttctcctGCACTAATGAATCGTCCATCCTCCGCAGCAGGCTTGTGAAGCAAAGCAACAGGCTTGTTTTGCTTCTTCGTCTTGGTTGTAGCAAGCAACATTGATCGGTCTTTGCCTTCAGGTTGAATGGTAACTGTTTTCTTGTTTGCTAGACCTGATACATCCCAATACACAAGCACATTTCATAACACCTTTTTTTTACAAGTCCCTTTTTATAACACGCATAAAAGACCCTGAATTACTCCTACCCACAAAATGGATGGTTCAAGTCctgatttctcttctttttcttaagAAATAGTTCAAGCCAGGCTAAGAAACATAAGATAAAAAGTAAATTAGAACcttcatacattttaacttaAGTGCTAAAACTTCGACAAGAATTTTAATACAGagcaacaaaaatttaaataaagagaaaattctgcgatatttttctgcatttttctAGCACATCTTTAAAATAAGACACTTTAAGAGAGGACATGCAAAAAAATGCATCTTCAATTCACTCCAAAGACCAAAAAATGTGTCTATTTGGACTCCAGGAACAAAAATATTCCTATATAACAGGTATCAGAGAGTAAGGGTGTTCAACCGGATCGGTTTTTTTCCGGATCCGGTCTGAAACCCGGAAACCCGGGTGCATCCGGGCGGTTAAAAAGCTTCCGGATCCGGTTAAGGATCCAAAGGATCCGGTTatgtgacccggttatccgtaaccgggtcctttaaaatgaaaaaaaatccgCATCTCTCTCGTTCTCGATCCCTTTCTTCTCCTTGTGCTCGTTGCACTTTTCCGGAAAGCTGATTTCGTTCTCGTACTGGGCCTTCTTTTCTGGGTCGGAGAGCACAGACCAAGCTTCCCAGACGAGTCCGAGGGCGTCCTGGGAGAAAGCAAACTTGTTAACGTTGGGGTTAAGGAGAGCCGCGAGCTTCTCGTACTGGCTCTGAACGAGGTGACGGTTCCTAGAGTCGGCCCGGCGGATCTGGAGGATGGAAAAGTAGTCAAGACGTCAGTTACAATGGCGGTTCTCGACGGCGAGTAGGACGTGGGCGACGACGAGGATCTGCTTAGAGACAGAGTGCTTGTCGGTGCCAGATTCTCTGACTCGGAGGGCGTATTGCCAGCACATGGGTAGGTTACGGAGGGTCAAGAAGTGCGCGGATAGTCCGAGAAGATATTCGGATGTTTGTCGGGTTGGTGCTCGCTCCATGGGGTTTCTTTATCCCGCAGAGGAGAGAGATCGAAAGAGATCCGAGCGAAGGGGGAGGCAATGGTCTTTTTAATTCAATGGGATGGCTGGATTTAACGAGTGGACGAAAATGGCCATGAGGAAATGAAGTGGTATCTCATATCTGGACCTTACAATGCCGATGGACGAGCATTTAaatccggattaaatccggttatccgcccggattaaatccggattaatccgggcggataacagcccggattttagcatccggatccggttatagccggatatccggatccggatccggatgaacacccctagttTCCTCCATGAGCATATAAATTAAACCACCCAGTTCAAACGTTAATtaattggaaaatgatttatatataatatattttacaacactttatacaactgtgttttaaatgaaggatatttttataaaatatcttataaaagtaatatcattttacaaaaatatcctcatttaaTAACATTGTTGTATAATGTGTTGTGTAATGTGTTTTGTGTATATCTAGTCTTTTAATTTATGCATGGGAGTTTTATGTTAGACTTAGGCTTGTTAAGGAATACTAGCTAGCGTTTTCTCAGATGATAGTCATgttattcaaataattaaagaataaaaggaTGATTAACTATTAGAGTTTCCATGAAATAACTTTTTTTCCTAGCTCATTAATGATCGTTATCATGTACGTGCATGAAGTCCGTATGAGTTTACTCAATCTATCCAAATTAAATGAATgccataactatatatatatatatatatatattagctgcCATCCAGCTCTTTGAttctcattcttttcttttctgagtATTCTCCATGTTTGCGTAAGCGGCAAAGCTCattgaataagaaaatatttcactcATAAATCCTATATATGAAATGAACCTCCATTCAAATTGGCTTAATTCCAAGAAATAGACCGGTTGAATGGACGCTAGCTTTCATGTAGTGCactttttccatatatattgttcGTATAATTCTGCgtgaatgtgtgtgtgtgtgtatatatttatatatatatatatatatatatatatttatatatgtttgatttAATGCAATCATTATCccgtcaagaaaaaaaaaatatattatacaatacaATCGTTGGTGCTTAAGAAAGAGACCCCTGAATAAAGCAAGACATGATGTTTTTTAGTTAGCTAGaatccatctttttttttaaatgttatctATATAACTTACGATATTACTTACATAATCATACGTATTACTGATTCGATGTGTCagctatttaaattaaatggtgaagattttaaaattttgaaatttgaaattcaaattaaaaccaCAACAACAATAAATTGCATGTTCCCATCCTCATTTTCTGTTTAGGAATTaatataatgcatgcatggccatTAAACCGATCGAACCATATATACATCATGTCATCCTAATTAAAATCTTTGCATGGGGGGtgcaaaatcaaattcaaaatataaaaaggatcAAACCTCTAGAACGAAAGTGGTAAGAAATctcctaaataattttaaaatgaaatggtTACCAagcattaagaaaaaaaaaatcgtaaaaataaatgctaaattaaaaatatttactgcATACATGTATACCAAAATTGatttgtttggttttaaaaGCATCAactaaaaacaacaacaacaaaaaaaaagctCTCATAACATTTATTTAGAATGTgtatattttcattaaaattaaaaaagtgaaaacaagaaagaaaagctCATGCGGAATCTATGAAGATCTTAAACCCACCACAGATCATATCTATCCCGACCAATTAATCAGGGACATTTGCATAGTTAACAACAACTATAACTACTAACAAGTTTCCACATATAGATTAAATTATGATCTTGCATTATTCTTGAACACTGTACGTTTACATATTCACTGTACTAAAAATTAGATGGACAAGTGCTGTACGTACTTCAGTCCCTATAAATAGAGGGTTGTCATGATCATGTTTAATCAACAACAGCATAAGTAGTACCTAAAGTAAAATATTTCGAGAGTCtgagttaagaaaattaaaggaGCCATGGAGGGAGCAATTGGTGCAACAAAAAGGGTGTTGGTGGTGATGATGCTTTTGCTTGCTATTATTGTTGTACAAGCACAAGAAgtctctcctcctccctctcctgGATCCCCTATACATGGAAAAGGATTTGTTTCATGCTCTCTAAAATGTGGTATCCAATGCTTGCCGAGCATTAAATTCGGTTATGTAAAATATGGATTTTGCATAGGTCTATGCATGATAGGATGCATATACTCTCCGAATGAAGTCGTCTATGATTGTACTGAAAAGTGCGTTGTATTCAAGACCACCATGTTTAAACCTGGTATGATattccatttaatttttctaataaatttactcatgatctctctctttttctattttatactatttggttgaagagaatatataaaagttttacgTATTTGTTTCTTTGTGATAGATTCACATTATGAAGTGGGACGTTATGTGGAATCCTGCTACGAGGGCTGCTTGAACAAAAGTAGTACTGTTGGACATGGATTTTAATCATTCGGCCTCGATCTCCAGCCGTAGCACCTTAATAAGCATCTCTATATCAATCGGCATGACCgaatgattatatatatctcAGGATTAATTATgtgtaatattttaattaatgcaTGAAAGTTTTATCTTAGACTCAGGCTTGTAAAGGAATATTAGCGTTTTTTCAGATGATAGTCTtgttattcaaatttaattaaagaataaaaggaTGATTAAAGATTAGTGTTTCCATGAAAGAACTTTTTTTCCTTGCTCATTTATAATGATTGTTATCATGAACGTGCATGCTGGAGTCCGTACGAGTTTACTCAATCTATCCAAAATGAAtgccaatattatatattaatgttacttACATAATCATACGTATTACTGATGTGTTAGCTATTTAAAATggtgaagattttaaaaatccaaaatttgaaattcaaattaaaaaaaaaaaacaaggataaAATAGATCAGCTTACTCATGATCAGTAAGTATAGTACTGTATATATAATGtcactattcttttttaatcaaacaTCTCTTTAATTTGAGTACggaataatacaaaaaataatcaaacgtGCAAGCAGTTTTTTGTCATCTAAAATctaattaaccaaaaaaatcaCTCCCCGGCCCATAAGCTGTAAACAATCGATCTTCATGAAGCCCAAATGAATTAAACTTCCCAATATCTTCCTTTTGGGTCAATGAAACATTCAATGTTGAATACTCCTAAATTCCAATTGACtcaattttaattgtaattcccaataattagtaatattttaaaaagaaaagtgagaTACAAATGAATTCACGACTACTTCACAGCTGATCCAtaagaaactaatattttttaagaattaaaaaacatCAAGTCAAAggagtagaaaaaataaaaaataaaagaataaaaatttcatatattaatatatatacacactcaGCCACGTAGGCATCGCGTGGATGCATGGCTAGTTAATTAGTATTAAAGCGCAGACTTAGCATAACATCATTATCGATGggaaatagaaaataaacaacaatAATAGTTTATGGCAAAATAACAATTGATAGaacaataattataatttcttgtttttaaaaaaataataagagtcCAGTTTAATTTCAACAACAAAGTGATGAATTCCTTCAAtcgaaataaacaaatttataatgtctttttaattatttgatataattaaaatgACATTGTGGCTAGCTTTGGCATGTGATTTTTGGGTTTGTCATGAACAGCAATATAGTCATTAGACTGTATGATGGCTTTAGGCATGCGCTTGCCCCTGCATGGTCCTCATGAATGGATGATGTTAGCCCCTTCTGTTGTGTTATATGAAGTACCTACATTtctattgttatatatatgagctaagttattttttttttaaaccgaTGCATTGAGTAAACATCTTAGCATGCTAAATCAATAgggggaaaataaaatttaacaaatgCAAATTGCATACTACACACTCTCATCTGcggtaataaaaaagtataattaaaaaaaaagccgCACTATTTCTAGCGATCTAAAGTTGCCAGAGAACGAAATTAAGTCTTTGCGTGACGACCAAAATTGTCGCCAAAAATACTATTTCTGGCGATTACAATATCGCCAGAAAAGGGTTTGCATCAACCGTTCAATTGTGGCGATAGCGTGTGGCAGCATTTGTTTTTTTGCGTCAACCAACAACATTTTTCTCTTCTAAATAATATCCTGCAACAACTTATAGCAGCGACTTTGTGTCGCAACAATACTTATTCACAACGATAAATTTATCGTTGGTAATGCAGACTAGTACTTCAGATCATTAGTGGCGGAAAATAACCGCCGTAATAGATTTATGCGTTGCAGCGAGGACTCCGGCTTCTTAAACCACTTTTGCGACAGTAATTAAATCTTTTTACGTTAGCATCAGGTGCCGCAAAAAATCAATTTGTTGCGTCTCAGTTGATTTCACACGGCAACTTCTCAATTAAGTCAGCTTGATTGCCGCGATATGGTGGCAGTCTAATTTAGACACAATTGGTTATTTACGACTGAAAGTCTGAAACTTGATGTTTTTGGGGCGATTGAGTTCGCCGGAAATGACAATATTCCATGCAGtgccatttttttgttatagtcccaaaattttgtataatttctatatattatctattttcaaggatttggcttctccaaaattaaaattaaaactaagtttaggagaaataataaacttattaatacaGATAAAAAAGTTTTTGTTGTACAATATTGgatttcttaatatggaatACAAAGtgaaattacaagaaaaattatttaagctcaatgatttatatgaaaaatagtttgtaggtatgtttttatgatttttcaatctctttttagtttacataaaagaaatgatgtttGCAGCAGTGTtgtgaatttcgtaccgtatcggccggtacggtcaaaatttttcgtaccggTCGTCCGGCccgtacaggtactatatatgtttcgTACCAGCCAAAATATCGGCCAATACCGGACGTATCAGCCTCAATTTCAgccagtctttttttttttcaaactacaagcttattttttaaccctcaattaagactagactattt containing:
- the LOC108998801 gene encoding uncharacterized protein LOC108998801, which gives rise to MERAPTRQTSEYLLGLSAHFLTLRNLPMCWQYALRVRESGTDKHSIRRADSRNRHLVQSQYEKLAALLNPNVNKFAFSQDALGLVWEAWSVLSDPEKKAQYENEISFPEKCNEHKEKKGIENERDADFFSF